Genomic segment of Desulfurispora thermophila DSM 16022:
TAAATAAAGGGAGGTATATTTGTGGGCCAGGTAAAAGTTGCCGACCCGGTGGTTACAGGTGATTATATCGAGGAAAAAATAATCATTGACAATATTCCCAACCTGGGGGACAAAACGGGTGGCAAATTTTTGGACCAGCTGGAAGAGGCCATCCGGCAGTGCCGCCAGTTCATTGAGCAGGGTTACCGGCTGGTGGACTTCTGGAGCGATCCGGACCAGGGTGTGGAGTTTACCCTGAAAAAGAAAAAGGCATAAGGTCAGGCAGTTGGCAAGTACAACCCGTATACAAGGTACGGGTTTTTTTATTAGTACCTCCATATCGGGAAAGTAACCAGGTTTGTTTTTGGACTGAGCTGTAAAATTATCTGTAATGCCGGAAAGAGTGGTTGTGTTGAGCGGCGATCTCTGGCAGCTGGATGTGCGCTATTTGAAAAACATTGGCCCCAAAATGGCGGCCCTTTTTCATAAACTGGAAATATTCACCCTGGGTGATCTGCTTTATCATTTTCCCCGCCAGTACGAAGACCGGCGGCTGGTGAAAACCGTGGACAGGGTTTTGCACGGCGAAACCGTGGCCATGCGGGGCCGGGTGGTGGAAAGCGGTGAAGTGAAGCCCCGGCCGGGCCTGAGTATTCAAAAATTCACCCTGCGGGATGAAAAGGGTTTTTTCATTGCCCAGTGGTACAACCAGCCCTATCTATTGAAACAACTGGTGCCCGGCACCGAACTGGTGGTATGCGGCAAGGTGGAGTACCAGTTTGGCTGCTGGCAAATGGCGGTGAGCGATTACGACCGGCTGGACGAGGGCGGCGGGCAGCTCAATACCGGGCGGGTGGTGCCGGTGTACGCTTTAACCGGCCGGCTCACCCAGCGCTACCTGCGCCGGGTTGTCCACCAGACCCTGCAAGAGTATGCCGGTCGTCTGCCCGAGTTTTTGCCGGCCGCACTGCGTCAAAGGTATGTCCTGCCCGGGTTGGAGCAGGCGCTCTGGGAAATGCACTTTCCCAGCCAGCTGGAGACGTACCAACAGGCCCGTCGCCGCTTTGTTTTTGAAGAGCTGTTCATGCACCAGCTCTTGCTGGAGATGAAAAGGCGGCAGTCGGTCAGCCGGCCCAAACCCTTCCGCTATTACCCGGAAAGGGTGGAGGAGGAAAAATTCCTGGCCCACCTGCCCTTTGCTTTAACTGACGGACAGCGGACGGCCTGGCAGGAGATAAAGGGCCAGATGCTGGAACCCCATCCCATGCGCCGCTTGCTGCAGGGCGATGTGGGCTGCGGCAAAACCGTGGTGGCCATGCTGGCGGCGCTGCTGGCCGCACACAGCGGCCTGCAGGTGGCCGTGATGGCACCCACCGAGATACTGGCCCGCCAGCACTACCAGTCCATGCTGCGCTGGCTTGCTCCCTGCGGTGTAAGAATTGCCCTGCTCACCGGCAGTACGGCGCGGGCCCGCCGGCAGGCACTGCTGCAGGCGGTGCGGGCCGGTCAGGTGGACGTGCTGGTGGGAACCCACGCCCTGATTCAGGAAGCGGTGGAGTTTCACGCCCTGGCCCTGGTGATCATCGATGAACAGCATCGCTTCGGCGTTCGGCAGCGGGCCTTGCTGGAGTACAAGGGGTACAGTCCGGATTTGCTGGTCATGACCGCAACTCCCATTCCCCGCACCATGGCCCTGACCCTCTATGGCGATCTGGAAGTGAGCACCATCAAGGAAATGCCACCCGGCCGGCAGCCGGTGCGCACGGTTTTACTGAACGACCGCCAGGCCGGGCAGGCCTATGGAGTGGTTCGGGAACAGGTGCAGCGGGGTCGCCAGGCCTATGTGGTCTGTCCCCTGGTGGAGGAATCGGAAAAGTTGGATTTGCAGGCGGCGGAAAAATTGTGGCAGCATCTCTCCCGTACGGTACTGCCCGATTGCCGCCTGGCCCTGTTGCACGGGCGAATGGCGGCGCGGGAAAAGGAGCGGGTGATGGTTGCCTTTCAGGCCGGGGAAATAGATGTGCTGGTGAGCACCACGGTGGTGGAAGTGGGAGTGGATGTGCCCAATGCTACGGTAATGGTGGTGGTGGACGCCGAGCGCTTCGGACTGGCCCAGTTGCACCAGCTGCGCGGCCGGGTGGGGCGGGGCCGGGAGGCGGGTTATTGTTTTTTGCTCAGCGCCAGCCGCAGCCCGGAGGCGCTGGCCCGCCTGCAGGCGCTGGTGGAAACCGGTGACGGCTTCGTGCTGGCCGAAAAGGACCTGGCCCTGCGCGGGCCGGGGGAACCGTGGGGAGTGAAGCAGACCGGTGTGTTTATGTACCGGCTGGCCGATCCGGTGCGCCACAGCAAAGCGTTGCTGGCCGCCCGCCGGGCCGCCCGGGACCTGCTGGCCACCGACCCGGATCTGCAGAGCCGGGCCAACGCTTCATTGCGCCAGCGTCTGTTTAATATTTTTCAGGAAGAAATGCATTTTGGAGTAATAAATTAGCATTTAATTCGCTTAAATTGCAACGAAATGCTGCAAATGCGGCCGGTGCCGCAATTGTTGGATGTTACCTGCTTATATCACATAAGCGTGGGAAATGTGGCATTAAATACAATGTATTTGCTTTAATTTGCGGGAGACAATACTAGTAACAAAATTAAAAGGAGGGATTAGCAAATGTCTCGTAACACCAACACTAAAGTGGTTCCCGGTGCCAAGAGTGCCCTGGATGCTATGAAATACGAGGTGGCCAACGAGTTGGGACTGGCCAACTACAACCAGATTGACAAGGGGCAGCTGACCTCGCGGCAAAATGGTTATGTGGGCGGCAACATCACCCGCCGGCTGGTGGCCCTGGGCGAAGCTGCTCTGATGCAACAGGGCGGGGCCGCGATTGGTGCCACGACCAGTGTCCCTCTGCAGACCCCGCAGTCCTAAAGGGCTTCCCGAACATATGGCGACCGGGTGGCGATTTTTCGCTACCCGGTCTGTTTATTTGAACTCCTTTATTGAAGATAATACTCATACTGTTCCACCGGCATCTGCGGGTGCAAAGCGCGGGTGATGCCCCCGGCGATAACCTTGGCCGTGCGCTGGATCAAATCGTCAATTTCTTTGGGAGTGACCATCAGGTGGCCGCCGAAGGGCTCCAGCACTTTTTCGATAACGGTGCGGGTAATGTCCAGATTCAAAGTGCTGAAGACCTTGTAAACGCTGGGGCTGTTTTTTATCTGTTCAATAAACTCTTCGATGGTGTCATTGGCGATCACCGCCGCGTGCACCACAGTGGGCACGCCGATGGCTACCACCGGTATACCCAGAGTTTGCTTGTTCAAACCCTGGCGCTGGTTGCCTACTCCCGAACCCGGACTGACGCCGGTGTCGGCAATCTGGATGGTGGTGGCAATGCGGTCCACATTGCGCGAAGCCAGGGCATCAATGGCAATGACCAGGTCGGGCTGAATTTTTTCCACCACACCGCGAATAATTTCCGCCGTCTCAATGCCCGTGATGCCCAGCACGCCGGGGGCCAGGGCGCTCACCGGCCGCATGCCGGGGGCCAGCTCCTGGGGCGCGTAGTTAAAAATGTGCCGGGTGACCATGGTCATGTCCACCACTTTGGGTCCCAGGGCGTCGGGCGTGGCATGCCAGTTGCCCAGCCCCACCACCAGTACGCTGGCGTTATCTGCCAGATTGAGCACTTTGCTCAGCTGGCGGGCGACGATTTCTCCAACTTCATGGTGGGCGATGGGATCATTGTGACGCAGAACGGGCGCTTCAATGGTAATGTAAGTGCCCACCGGTTTGCCCATAATTTGTTCGGCGCCCGGGTCTTCAATATGCACGATGGTTACAGTGGCATGATTGAATTTTTCCCGGTCTACCCGCACGCCGGGTATTTCCTGGCCGGTTTTGCCCTGCACAATTTCCCGCGCTTCCAGGGCCAGATCGACGTGGATGTTCATGGCCTGCCAGATGTTTTGCATATTTTACCTCCCGTTTTTTAAATTAGACTGTCCTGTTACATAATTTTTCATGTAAAATTACAGGTGAACGGTGATACTACAGTAACAGTATGGGCGAAAGGACAGATTTTGTTGCGGGTAATTGCTGGCAAAGCCAAAAAGAGGATATTGAAGGTGCCCACCGGTTGGACGGGCCGTCCCACGGCCGACCGGGTGAAAGAGGCTCTGTTCAATATTTTGGGTGCGGCAGTGATAGAAAGCGATTTTCTGGACCTGTTTGCCGGGACGGGCAATGTAGGCATTGAAGCCTTGAGCCGGGGGGCCCGGAAAGCCTGCTTTGTGGAAAAGGATCGCCGGGCGGTGGGGGCGATAAAACAGAACCTGGCTTTAACCGGTTTGAGCCAGCAGGCGGAAATCTGGGCCGGCGATGTTTTTAAAATTTTAAATAATCTGTCAGAAAGAAAAATAAATTTTGACTTTATTTTTCTCGATCCGCCTTACGACAAAGGATATGAAGAGGGTGTTATGGAATTAATAATTGCCGGCAAGTTACTTAGACCCGGTGGCTTGTTGATTGCGGAAGTCAGCAAACGGCAGGTCATGCCGGAAGAGAAAAATGGCCTGGCCTTATGGAGACGGGAGAAATACGGTGACACTGTGCTTTGTTTTTACCGGTGGGCGGGGTATGATGGAGAGGAGGCCTGATCAACCTTGCGTATAGCTGTCTATCCGGGAAGTTTTGACCCAATTACCAACGGGCATCTGGACGTGATTGAAAGGGCGGCTGCTCTTTTTGATGAAGTGATCGTGGCGGTTTCCTGCAACGCCCATAAAAGACCCCTGTTTACGGTGGAGGAGCGGGTGGAAATATTAAAGGCGGTTCTCCAGCCCTATTACAATGTGCTGGTGGATTCTTTTTACGGTCTGACGGTCAATTTTGCCCGGGAAAAAGGGGCCCAGGCCATAGTGCGGGGCCTGCGGGCCATCTCGGATTTCGAGAATGAGTTTATGATGGCGCTGACCAACAAGAAGCTGGCGCCCGGTATAGAGACCATCTTTTTAATGACCAGAGCGGAGTTTTCCTTTATCAGCTCCACGGCTGTGAAAGAAGTGATGCTCTTTGGCGGTTGTGTGCGGGATATGGTGCCGCCCCTGGTGGAGGAGCGGCTGAAGGATAAGTACCGGCAATTGCGCAATGCAGGGGAGGTTAAGTCTTGATGGAAATTTTTAATATTATCAACGAAGTGGAAGATCTGGTGGAAAATAGCCCCAAAATCCCCATGACCAGTCGTTTGTTGGTTGACGAGGAAAAACTGCTGGATTTGCTGGACCGGCTGCGCACGGCTCTGCCCGAGGAGCTGCGCCAGGCCAAAAGGATTCTGGCCGACAAAGAGAAAATGCTGGAAGAATGCAAAAAAGAAGCGAGGCGGATTATGGAGGACGCCCAGAAACAGCTGGAGCGTCAGGCCGAGGAAAGCGAGATTGTCAGCCAGGCCCGGGCCATAGCCCAGGAGATAGTGGACAAGGCGGAAAAGCTGGCCCGGGAAATCAAGCACGGCGCTTACGGCTATGCCGATGACAAACTGAAAGAGGTGGAGGATGTGCTTTCCCGGGCCATCCACGAAGTGCAGAGCGGCCGGCAGGAAATACAGGATTTATTGAAAAGGGATTAGCGCTAGGGATTAGCCTGGTTGGGTGTGCTATTCCTTAACTTGCCCGGTTCAGTTCGGGCGAGCGAAGGAAGCACACCCAGGTTGTTTATATGAGTTTCTCCAATATAGCCTGCCACTGGCAGTGCTGTTCAATGCTCTGCAAGGTAAGCCGCAGGCTTTTTTCGTCCTCGGGCCGCAGGTGCCGGGATACCTCGGAAAACTTTTCCAGAGTGGTGTATGTATCGTAATGCACCAGAATTACCGGGACGCCTTTTTCCTCCGCCCGGGCAATCACCTTGACATCGGGGTACAGTCCGCCGGTGAGAATCAGTGCCGAGGTGCTGGTTTCCAGGGCGGCCAGGCAGATGTCGGCCCGGTCGCCTCCCGTGATTACGGCCTTGTTGGGAGCCCGCCGCAGGTAGCCCAGGGCGCTTTCTAAAGTCATGGCGCCAATGATCACGTCTTCCACAATGCGGTCCAGCCGGTCATCTCCGCTGAGCAGCTCTCCGCCCAACGCTTCCAGATATTCGGCCACCGTGGGGGAGGCAATTTCCGGGTTGCGGGGGATGATGCCCAGAGTGCGGTGTCCCTGTTGCTCCAGCAGGTGGCGGTAGATCCCTTCGGTCTTGGCCAGCAGGGGGCGGGAAACCTGGTTGAAGATGTTGCCGATGACCTCCAGGCCATGCTTCTTTAAGTAATTGTTAATGAATACGGCCATATCCACACTGTAATCGTTGTCAATCTTGATCAGATACACTACTGCTGCACCGAAAAGTTCTGCCAGTTTTACCGTGTCCAGTCCCACGCTGCTCAGCACATGGGGCCGGGGTGCTCCGCCGATGATCACAATATCGGTTTTTTCGGCCACGGTCTCGTAGGCCTTTTTAATTTTGTCCAGCAATTCGGCCGGTCTGGACTGTCCGGAAAGATAGGATGGCCCGGCCATGACGGGTGTGATCATTTCCAGCGGTACGTCCATTTTGAGCAGTTTTTGCATCAGCAGGGCGTCTTTGTCCTGCCGCTGGGTCAAAGAGGCGGAATAACCAACGGGCTTTAAGTAGGTTACACGATACCCCTGCTGGGTGAATTTCTGGGCCAGTCCGGCAGCCACTGCTGTCTTGCCGCTGCCGGCGGTGCCGGTGATATAAAGGCTTTTCATGTATTCTGCCACCTCACGCTATGGTTATTTTTACATCCAGGGCCCGGGCACCTGTGGGATAGGCAAACACCGGGTTGATGTCAATCTCGGAAATCTCACCAAAATCGCTGACCAGGCAGGCCGTGCGGGCGATCATGTCCACTATGGTCTTGATGTCGGCCGGTTTCTCGCCCCGGTAGCCGCGCAGCAATGTGTAGGCTTTGGTTTCGCTCAACATCTCTTCGATTTCGGCCCGGGTGAGACCGTCCGCCAGGCGGAAGGAGACATCTTTTAAGAGGTTGACGTAGATCCCGCCCAGCCCGCAGGCGATGAGCGGGCCGAACTGCACGTCTTTAATCATGCCGATGATTATTTCTGTACCCCTGGGCATCATTTTCTGGATTTCAATACCGTATATTTCCGTATTGGGCAGCAGCCGGGTGACGTTTTCCATAATCTCGGCGAAGGCTTTTTTCACCTCGACCGCGTCCCGGAGGCCTATTTTTACTCCCCCTACATCGGTTTTGTGCAGGATCTTGGGGGAGGCGATCTTCATCACCAGGGGGTAGCCCATTTTTTCGGCCAGTTCTACGGCGTGGTCAGAAGTGGTGGCCAGCTCGGTGGGGGCGCAGGGGATGCCGTAAGCCTGCATAACTTGCACCGCTTCGCTGCCCAGCAGGACTACCCGGTTGTCCTGGCGCGCCTTTTGAAAAATCTGTTTCACTGTGTCCGGGTACAGGTTGTCCGGCCGGGGCTCCCCGGCCGATGCAGGGCGCTGCAGGATTTGCCGGTAGTGGCTCATGCCCTTGATGGCGTCGATGGCCGTCTCCGGGAAGGTGTAACAGGGGATTCCGGCATCGTTCAGCTTTTTCGCTCCGGCCGCCAGCGATTCGCCGCCCATGTAGGCGGCAAAGACCGGTTTTTCCGGTACCTTCCGGTGTTCGTCGATGATAACCCGGGCGATGGATGATGCATCAGTAACCGCGGTGGGGCAGACCAGTACCACGGCGCTGTCCACGTGGGGGTCGGTCAGCGTCTTTTGCAAGGCTATCTGGTAGCGGTCCACATTCGCGTCGCCCAGCACGTCCACCGGGTTGTAAATGTTGGATTCGGCCGGCAGGTTCTGGCGCAAAAAGTCGACGGTTTCCTTTGCAAAGCGGGCCATTTCCAGCCCTTGATTTTCAATGCGGTCGGTGGTCACAATGCCGGGACCACCGGCGTTGGTTACCACAGCTACGCGCTTGCCCCGGGGTACGGGCTGCTTGGAAAAGGCGATGGCCAGGTCGAACAGCTCGGCCATGGTGCCGGCCCGGATGATGCCGGTCTGCCGGAATGCCGTGTCGTAGGCCAGATCGCTGCCGGCCAGGGCGCCGGTGTGGCTGGAAGCGGCCTGGGCACCGGCCTGGCTGGTGCCGCTCTTGAGAATGATTACCGGTTTTTTCCGGCTGGCCCGGCGGGCGACCTCCAGAAAATGTTTGCCGTCGGTTACGTCTTCTATGTAACAGAGGACAACCCGGGTGTTGGGGTCGGCGGCCACGGCATCAATGAAATGGGATTCGGTCAGATAGGCCTTGTTGCCCAGACTGATCACTTTGGAAAAGCCCAGACCGGTGTATTGGCTCCAGTCCAGGATGGCCACCAGCATGGCCCCGCTCTGGGAAATGAAGGCTATATCCCCCCGGCGGGGGAAGTTGACGGCAAAAGAGGCGTTGAGCGGGGTGTGCGTGTCCATCATGCCCACGCAGTTGGGCCCCAGCATGGTGATGTTGTTTTCCCGGCAGATGGCCACAATCTGCTTCTCCAGGGCCAGCCCTTCCTTACCCACTTCCTTGAAGCCGGCCGTGATGATGACCAGGTTTTTTACGCCGGCTCTGGCACAGTCTTCCACTGCATCTACCGCTTTGGCCGCCGGTACGGAAATGACAGCCATGTCAATGGGGCCGGGTGCCTCTGTAATGCGGCTGTAGCACCTGTGGCCCAAAATCTCCTGTTCCCTGGGGTTAATGGGAACAATGGTGCCCGCAAAGCCGCTTTTGATAATGTTATCTACAATGGCATAGCCAATCTTGCCCGGTGTGCGCGATGCGCCAATGACGGCTACACTGTGCGGTGCGAAAAAACTGCTTAAGTCAGCCAAGCTCCATCACCTTCTTATTACGCTAATACTTATTTTGGTATTAGGCTGTCCTGGCCGTGCCCGGATAATTCTTTATTCCGGTTGCTTATTTTAAAACCAGACGTTTTATTATTGAGGTGATGGCGGTCATTATTATTATTCCGCCCGGGAGCAACAGGATCATTTTCAAACAGTACAGCCAGGCCAGTGTGGGGGTGGACAGGTCGAAGGCCGGTGTATTCAGAACAACTGCCGGCTGCACAGGGGAAAAGTGTTTATAAAATATGGTGATATAAAGGCAGGCCAGGGCGGCGTGTACCGGGCGCATGAGCAGGAAAAGCCGCAGGCTCACACCGCTGCCGGCCAGCATGGCCGCGGTCTGGGTGAGGACCGAAATGCCGCTCCAGGCTAAAATAATGCTGATGGCCTGCAGTTTGGTCAGCAACTCGGCCGGCGCCATAGTGGCCTGCTGGCAGCCCACGGTCATCTCCCAGAGGCCGGCCGCCAGAGCCGGGGTTATTTCTGCGGGCAGGCCGAGCGGGGTGAGTGTTTGAGCCAGCAGGGCGGCCGTGTGGTGGATAATTTGCAATTCCTTGAATAGATTGATCAATACGGCGAAAAAGACAACGTAGCCGCCTATGGCCAGCAGGTTGTTCACCGACTGGCGCACGGCATCGGCCAGTATTTTACCCACCGGCCGGTTGTCCCGGCTCTGGATAAGGAGATATTCCCGCCAGGCCCGCTGGAGGAGGACGCCGGTATGAAAAGGGGACGCAAAACCGGTCCGGGGTGGAGCATTAAAAAAACGCAGCAAAAGACCAATGGTCAGGTTGGCCAGGTA
This window contains:
- the recG gene encoding ATP-dependent DNA helicase RecG produces the protein MPERVVVLSGDLWQLDVRYLKNIGPKMAALFHKLEIFTLGDLLYHFPRQYEDRRLVKTVDRVLHGETVAMRGRVVESGEVKPRPGLSIQKFTLRDEKGFFIAQWYNQPYLLKQLVPGTELVVCGKVEYQFGCWQMAVSDYDRLDEGGGQLNTGRVVPVYALTGRLTQRYLRRVVHQTLQEYAGRLPEFLPAALRQRYVLPGLEQALWEMHFPSQLETYQQARRRFVFEELFMHQLLLEMKRRQSVSRPKPFRYYPERVEEEKFLAHLPFALTDGQRTAWQEIKGQMLEPHPMRRLLQGDVGCGKTVVAMLAALLAAHSGLQVAVMAPTEILARQHYQSMLRWLAPCGVRIALLTGSTARARRQALLQAVRAGQVDVLVGTHALIQEAVEFHALALVIIDEQHRFGVRQRALLEYKGYSPDLLVMTATPIPRTMALTLYGDLEVSTIKEMPPGRQPVRTVLLNDRQAGQAYGVVREQVQRGRQAYVVCPLVEESEKLDLQAAEKLWQHLSRTVLPDCRLALLHGRMAAREKERVMVAFQAGEIDVLVSTTVVEVGVDVPNATVMVVVDAERFGLAQLHQLRGRVGRGREAGYCFLLSASRSPEALARLQALVETGDGFVLAEKDLALRGPGEPWGVKQTGVFMYRLADPVRHSKALLAARRAARDLLATDPDLQSRANASLRQRLFNIFQEEMHFGVIN
- a CDS encoding alpha/beta-type small acid-soluble spore protein, encoding MSRNTNTKVVPGAKSALDAMKYEVANELGLANYNQIDKGQLTSRQNGYVGGNITRRLVALGEAALMQQGGAAIGATTSVPLQTPQS
- the gpr gene encoding GPR endopeptidase, translated to MQNIWQAMNIHVDLALEAREIVQGKTGQEIPGVRVDREKFNHATVTIVHIEDPGAEQIMGKPVGTYITIEAPVLRHNDPIAHHEVGEIVARQLSKVLNLADNASVLVVGLGNWHATPDALGPKVVDMTMVTRHIFNYAPQELAPGMRPVSALAPGVLGITGIETAEIIRGVVEKIQPDLVIAIDALASRNVDRIATTIQIADTGVSPGSGVGNQRQGLNKQTLGIPVVAIGVPTVVHAAVIANDTIEEFIEQIKNSPSVYKVFSTLNLDITRTVIEKVLEPFGGHLMVTPKEIDDLIQRTAKVIAGGITRALHPQMPVEQYEYYLQ
- the rsmD gene encoding 16S rRNA (guanine(966)-N(2))-methyltransferase RsmD; translated protein: MNGDTTVTVWAKGQILLRVIAGKAKKRILKVPTGWTGRPTADRVKEALFNILGAAVIESDFLDLFAGTGNVGIEALSRGARKACFVEKDRRAVGAIKQNLALTGLSQQAEIWAGDVFKILNNLSERKINFDFIFLDPPYDKGYEEGVMELIIAGKLLRPGGLLIAEVSKRQVMPEEKNGLALWRREKYGDTVLCFYRWAGYDGEEA
- the coaD gene encoding pantetheine-phosphate adenylyltransferase codes for the protein MRIAVYPGSFDPITNGHLDVIERAAALFDEVIVAVSCNAHKRPLFTVEERVEILKAVLQPYYNVLVDSFYGLTVNFAREKGAQAIVRGLRAISDFENEFMMALTNKKLAPGIETIFLMTRAEFSFISSTAVKEVMLFGGCVRDMVPPLVEERLKDKYRQLRNAGEVKS
- a CDS encoding phosphotransacetylase family protein; the protein is MKSLYITGTAGSGKTAVAAGLAQKFTQQGYRVTYLKPVGYSASLTQRQDKDALLMQKLLKMDVPLEMITPVMAGPSYLSGQSRPAELLDKIKKAYETVAEKTDIVIIGGAPRPHVLSSVGLDTVKLAELFGAAVVYLIKIDNDYSVDMAVFINNYLKKHGLEVIGNIFNQVSRPLLAKTEGIYRHLLEQQGHRTLGIIPRNPEIASPTVAEYLEALGGELLSGDDRLDRIVEDVIIGAMTLESALGYLRRAPNKAVITGGDRADICLAALETSTSALILTGGLYPDVKVIARAEEKGVPVILVHYDTYTTLEKFSEVSRHLRPEDEKSLRLTLQSIEQHCQWQAILEKLI
- the acs gene encoding acetate--CoA ligase alpha subunit; translation: MADLSSFFAPHSVAVIGASRTPGKIGYAIVDNIIKSGFAGTIVPINPREQEILGHRCYSRITEAPGPIDMAVISVPAAKAVDAVEDCARAGVKNLVIITAGFKEVGKEGLALEKQIVAICRENNITMLGPNCVGMMDTHTPLNASFAVNFPRRGDIAFISQSGAMLVAILDWSQYTGLGFSKVISLGNKAYLTESHFIDAVAADPNTRVVLCYIEDVTDGKHFLEVARRASRKKPVIILKSGTSQAGAQAASSHTGALAGSDLAYDTAFRQTGIIRAGTMAELFDLAIAFSKQPVPRGKRVAVVTNAGGPGIVTTDRIENQGLEMARFAKETVDFLRQNLPAESNIYNPVDVLGDANVDRYQIALQKTLTDPHVDSAVVLVCPTAVTDASSIARVIIDEHRKVPEKPVFAAYMGGESLAAGAKKLNDAGIPCYTFPETAIDAIKGMSHYRQILQRPASAGEPRPDNLYPDTVKQIFQKARQDNRVVLLGSEAVQVMQAYGIPCAPTELATTSDHAVELAEKMGYPLVMKIASPKILHKTDVGGVKIGLRDAVEVKKAFAEIMENVTRLLPNTEIYGIEIQKMMPRGTEIIIGMIKDVQFGPLIACGLGGIYVNLLKDVSFRLADGLTRAEIEEMLSETKAYTLLRGYRGEKPADIKTIVDMIARTACLVSDFGEISEIDINPVFAYPTGARALDVKITIA
- the ylbJ gene encoding sporulation integral membrane protein YlbJ, whose product is MRPIATPLLIIFILLALVTYPALSFQGAQNGVKLWLNVVFPALLPFFIASELLMNSGLVHFFSILLEPLMRPLFRLPGSASLVLCAGYTSGYPIAAVMIARLRRDGLCTPGEAARLLSFSSNASPLFMLTAVAVGMLGNQQLGLYIAASHYLANLTIGLLLRFFNAPPRTGFASPFHTGVLLQRAWREYLLIQSRDNRPVGKILADAVRQSVNNLLAIGGYVVFFAVLINLFKELQIIHHTAALLAQTLTPLGLPAEITPALAAGLWEMTVGCQQATMAPAELLTKLQAISIILAWSGISVLTQTAAMLAGSGVSLRLFLLMRPVHAALACLYITIFYKHFSPVQPAVVLNTPAFDLSTPTLAWLYCLKMILLLPGGIIIMTAITSIIKRLVLK